The following proteins come from a genomic window of Lolium rigidum isolate FL_2022 chromosome 5, APGP_CSIRO_Lrig_0.1, whole genome shotgun sequence:
- the LOC124654232 gene encoding endochitinase A-like — protein MATSPMAVFTFMALGLAAALLSAAGPAAAQNCGCQAGFCCSQYGYCGTNSSYCGDGCQSGPCTSGGGGVGSIVTDAFFNGIKSQSGGGCAGQSFYTRQAFLNAVGSYSGFASGSSDAAKREIAAFFAHVTHETGHFCYIEEINGASQNYCDTGYPQWPCSSGVKYYGRGPLQLTWNYNYGAAGQSIGFDGLGSPQTVAQDPVLAFKTALWYWMTNVHGVLPQGFGATTRAINGAVECDGKNTAQMNARVGYYQDYCRQLGVDSGGSLTC, from the exons ATGGCGACCTCGCCGATGGCGGTGTTCACGTTCATGGCTCTTGGGCTAGCAGCAGCACTCCTCTCCGCTGCTGGTCCGGCGGCCGCGCAGAACTGCGGCTGCCAGGCGGGCTTCTGCTGCAGCCAATACGGTTACTGCGGCACCAATTCCTCGTACTGCGGCGACGGGTGCCAGTCCGGCCCGTgcaccagcggcggcggaggtgtgGGCAGCATCGTCACCGATGCCTTCTTCAACGGAATCAAGTCCCAGTCAGGCGGCGGCTGCGCAGGTCAGAGCTTCTACACACGCCAGGCGTTCCTCAACGCCGTTGGTTCCTACTCCGGCTTCGCGTCGGGAAGCTCCGACGCCGCCAAGCGCGAGATCGCCGCCTTCTTCGCCCACGTCACGCACGAGACCGGAC ACTTCTGCTACATCGAGGAGATAAACGGGGCGAGCCAGAACTACTGCGACACCGGATACCCGCAGTGGCCGTGCTCCTCGGGAGTGAAGTACTACGGGCGCGGGCCGCTGCAGCTGACATGGAACTACAACTACGGGGCGGCGGGGCAGAGCATCGGCTTCGACGGGCTGGGGAGCCCGCAGACGGTGGCGCAGGACCCCGTGCTGGCGTTCAAGACGGCGTTGTGGTACTGGATGACCAACGTGCACGGGGTGCTGCCGCAGGGCTTCGGCGCCACCACCAGGGCCATCAACGGCGCCGTGGAGTGCGACGGCAAGAACACCGCGCAGATGAACGCGCGGGTGGGCTACTACCAGGACTACTGCCGCCAGTTGGGCGTCGACTCCGGGGGTAGCCTCACTTGCTAA